A section of the Subtercola frigoramans genome encodes:
- the folK gene encoding 2-amino-4-hydroxy-6-hydroxymethyldihydropteridine diphosphokinase has product MRQEKLRVTLPAVIALGSNLGDREATLRSAVAEIEVLDGVILDAVSSLYETDALKPEGIDLSAPAYLNAVMLVRSALTAHQLLDALQSIEQTHDRVRVERWGDRTLDLDLITFADLELSDDVLTLPHPRAFERSFVLAPWHEIAPRATLVGKGPIDALLAKTYESPRLFTGWMR; this is encoded by the coding sequence ATGAGGCAGGAGAAGCTGCGCGTCACGCTTCCGGCCGTGATCGCGCTCGGCAGCAACCTCGGCGATCGGGAGGCGACACTGCGGTCTGCTGTTGCTGAGATCGAGGTTCTCGACGGTGTGATCCTCGACGCGGTCTCGAGCCTGTACGAGACCGATGCCCTCAAGCCGGAGGGCATCGACCTCTCGGCCCCCGCCTACCTGAACGCCGTCATGCTCGTTCGCTCCGCTCTCACTGCTCACCAACTGCTGGATGCCCTGCAGAGCATCGAGCAGACCCACGACCGGGTGCGCGTCGAGCGCTGGGGCGACCGGACCCTCGACCTCGACCTCATCACGTTCGCTGACCTCGAACTGAGTGACGACGTGCTCACCCTGCCCCACCCGCGTGCGTTCGAGCGATCCTTCGTGCTGGCGCCGTGGCATGAGATCGCGCCCCGCGCCACGCTGGTGGGCAAGGGCCCCATCGACGCGCTGCTGGCCAAGACGTACGAGAGCCCGCGGCTCTTCACCGGGTGGATGCGATGA
- a CDS encoding DUF3180 domain-containing protein, whose product MKRTRPITLVLLGIAGAFLGFFLEVALASSGQPIVALPFSLSITLVAAGAIVVVLAVPIARAIRGTNPRPINPFRAMRVAVLAKASSMVGSLIAGVGLGVVVYLLSRAVIPAVASLWLSIAAAVAGAVLLACGLVAEKLCTLPPDDRNPDDGQPEPDRRLG is encoded by the coding sequence ATGAAGCGCACGCGCCCCATCACCCTCGTTCTCCTCGGAATCGCCGGCGCGTTCCTCGGCTTCTTCCTCGAGGTCGCGCTCGCCTCCTCAGGGCAACCCATCGTCGCCCTGCCCTTCTCGCTCTCCATCACCCTGGTCGCCGCAGGTGCGATCGTCGTCGTGCTCGCTGTGCCGATCGCGCGCGCGATCCGGGGCACCAACCCGCGCCCGATCAACCCCTTTCGGGCGATGCGCGTCGCCGTGCTGGCAAAAGCGTCGAGCATGGTCGGTTCGCTGATCGCCGGGGTCGGCCTCGGTGTGGTCGTCTACCTGCTGTCGCGAGCCGTCATACCCGCAGTGGCCTCGCTCTGGCTGAGCATCGCCGCTGCCGTCGCCGGTGCGGTGCTCCTGGCCTGCGGGCTGGTCGCCGAGAAGCTCTGCACCCTTCCTCCCGACGACCGCAACCCGGACGACGGGCAACCCGAACCAGACAGACGACTGGGCTGA
- a CDS encoding PH domain-containing protein, which translates to MSTPPDSSRLSFEGPWRRVSPKYVAVELAASFVTGLVLAGVSVFFIVVAGAWFGWWMLGAAVLITIILLVVAPRRARAYEFQLRDDDLLFRRGIMFFRIVAVPYGRMQLIDVNRGPLGRALGLSDLKFVTAAATTGVSIPGLPATEADELRDTLVRLAEQRRSGL; encoded by the coding sequence GTGAGCACTCCTCCCGATTCGAGCAGGCTCTCCTTCGAGGGCCCCTGGCGTCGGGTCAGCCCCAAATACGTCGCCGTCGAGCTTGCGGCCTCGTTCGTCACGGGACTCGTGCTGGCTGGGGTGAGCGTCTTCTTCATCGTGGTCGCAGGCGCCTGGTTCGGGTGGTGGATGCTCGGGGCCGCGGTGCTGATCACGATCATCCTGCTCGTGGTAGCCCCCCGGCGCGCCCGCGCGTACGAGTTCCAGTTGCGCGACGACGACCTGCTCTTCCGCCGAGGCATCATGTTCTTCCGCATTGTGGCGGTGCCGTACGGACGCATGCAGCTCATCGACGTCAACAGGGGGCCGCTGGGACGCGCGCTCGGGCTCAGCGACCTGAAATTCGTCACCGCCGCCGCAACAACCGGCGTCTCGATTCCCGGCCTCCCCGCAACAGAGGCCGACGAGCTCCGCGACACGCTCGTGAGGTTGGCCGAGCAGCGGCGGTCCGGCCTGTGA
- a CDS encoding PH domain-containing protein codes for MTSGGLPTGATARLVDGEWHRLHWASPLLKGGFWLVAIVGFVLANLRERLVEFFIGTGPANDGGRGGGGGPGDNGDIIAMVYDRGQTGVAILVIAGILLIAVGSFAVAWRMHSFRIGADAVEVRSGVLFRHHRKARLDRLQGIHITRPLFARFFGAAKIELSVAGQDAKVELAYLGSGQVDELRREILSRASGVRAEEHSAAANAAGAGAVAAEAWLATESHLTIAGATPVRVDDGLLQRRVQELLAPELDPDTAPPESVVKITPGRLIGSLVLSEFTVVLLLVIAGLFVSTLWGHRFLVLFLLLPSVIGSLGYYWRRFSKSLRYSIAGTADGVRVGFGMFSTSNDTLPPGRIHAIEVTQPILWRPAGWWMIRINRAGHASSRSGSSQPHTLLLPVGRAGDVQKVLGLLLPGTAGQEIQQLVLAGLSARSGQGFADAPRRAFWLRPLSYRRTGMAVTSDAVLLRSGFIWRRLSVVPLARLQSLHVAQGPVRRALDLAQLQFNTIAGPVRATLGVIGRREALEAFRVLSDSAVRAAEADGSHRWAETRTRSGIPDPVVPLPTASPTTTTTTTSESPR; via the coding sequence GTGACCAGTGGTGGGCTGCCCACGGGTGCGACGGCCAGGCTGGTCGACGGCGAGTGGCACCGCCTGCACTGGGCGTCACCGCTTCTGAAGGGCGGCTTCTGGCTGGTCGCCATCGTGGGTTTCGTGCTGGCCAACCTGCGGGAGCGGCTGGTGGAGTTCTTCATCGGTACGGGCCCGGCGAACGACGGTGGTCGGGGTGGCGGTGGAGGGCCCGGAGACAACGGTGACATCATCGCCATGGTCTACGACCGCGGCCAGACGGGGGTCGCGATCCTCGTGATCGCCGGCATACTCCTCATCGCCGTCGGATCGTTCGCTGTGGCCTGGCGCATGCACAGCTTCCGCATCGGCGCTGACGCGGTCGAGGTGCGCAGTGGCGTGCTGTTCCGGCACCACCGCAAGGCGCGGCTCGACCGGTTGCAGGGCATCCACATCACCCGCCCCCTGTTTGCACGGTTCTTCGGGGCAGCGAAGATCGAGCTCAGCGTCGCAGGCCAGGACGCGAAGGTCGAACTTGCGTACCTCGGGTCGGGGCAGGTCGATGAGCTTCGGCGCGAGATCCTGAGCAGGGCATCCGGAGTTCGCGCAGAGGAACACAGCGCCGCAGCGAATGCGGCCGGTGCGGGTGCTGTCGCTGCAGAAGCCTGGCTCGCGACGGAGTCGCACCTGACGATCGCCGGGGCGACGCCGGTGAGGGTGGATGATGGCCTCCTGCAGCGCAGAGTGCAGGAGTTGCTGGCGCCCGAACTCGACCCGGACACGGCCCCGCCCGAATCCGTCGTGAAGATCACGCCCGGCCGGCTGATCGGTTCGCTGGTGCTCAGCGAATTCACTGTCGTGCTGCTGTTGGTGATCGCAGGGCTCTTCGTTTCGACGTTGTGGGGCCACCGGTTTCTCGTGCTCTTCCTGCTGCTGCCGAGCGTCATCGGTTCGCTCGGCTACTACTGGCGGCGGTTCAGCAAGTCACTTCGCTACTCGATCGCCGGCACCGCCGACGGAGTGCGCGTCGGATTCGGCATGTTCAGCACGAGCAACGACACGCTGCCACCCGGTCGCATCCACGCGATCGAGGTGACGCAGCCGATCCTCTGGCGGCCGGCCGGATGGTGGATGATCCGCATCAACAGGGCGGGGCACGCTTCGAGCCGGAGCGGTTCGAGCCAGCCGCACACCCTGCTGTTGCCTGTCGGCCGCGCGGGAGATGTGCAGAAGGTGTTGGGGCTGTTGCTGCCCGGTACGGCGGGTCAGGAGATCCAGCAGCTCGTGCTCGCCGGGCTGTCGGCCCGCTCGGGGCAGGGTTTCGCCGACGCTCCCCGGCGTGCGTTCTGGCTCCGGCCACTCTCGTACCGGCGCACAGGTATGGCAGTGACCTCCGACGCTGTTCTGCTCCGGAGCGGCTTCATCTGGCGACGCCTGAGTGTTGTTCCTCTTGCGCGACTGCAGAGCCTTCACGTGGCTCAGGGGCCGGTACGCCGGGCGCTCGACCTGGCGCAACTGCAGTTCAATACGATCGCAGGCCCTGTGCGGGCGACTCTCGGTGTGATCGGCCGGCGCGAGGCCCTGGAAGCATTCAGAGTGCTCTCTGACAGCGCCGTACGCGCCGCCGAGGCGGATGGCTCGCACCGCTGGGCCGAGACGCGTACGCGGTCAGGAATACCCGACCCGGTCGTTCCTCTGCCGACTGCTTCGCCCACAACCACGACCACCACCACATCGGAGAGCCCGCGATGA
- a CDS encoding Rossmann-like and DUF2520 domain-containing protein, protein MNPQQRSGRLGIGIIGAGHVGPVLGAALAGAGHAIVGVAAVSEASRERAEAMLPGVPFLEIPDLIERSELVILAVPTDQLRSLVEGLAATKAWQPGQLVVHTAAGFGIEVLAPALAAGAIPLAVHPAMAFTGSSIDIARLAGTYFAVTAPGPVLPIGQALVVEMGGEPVIVAERDRAAYAEAVETATSFSSSIVDQATGILASIGMTAPGRVLGPLVRSSVENALLRAAGPDDALPLGS, encoded by the coding sequence ATGAACCCCCAGCAACGATCCGGCCGGCTCGGTATCGGCATCATCGGAGCCGGGCACGTCGGGCCCGTTCTCGGTGCGGCGCTCGCGGGCGCAGGCCACGCCATCGTCGGGGTGGCAGCCGTCTCTGAAGCCAGCAGGGAACGCGCCGAAGCGATGCTGCCCGGGGTGCCGTTCCTGGAGATTCCCGACCTCATCGAGCGCAGCGAGCTGGTGATCCTCGCCGTGCCGACCGACCAGCTGCGCAGTCTCGTCGAGGGGCTTGCCGCAACGAAGGCATGGCAGCCCGGGCAACTCGTGGTGCACACGGCGGCCGGGTTCGGCATCGAGGTGCTGGCCCCAGCCCTTGCCGCGGGTGCAATTCCGCTGGCAGTGCATCCCGCGATGGCCTTCACCGGGTCGAGCATCGACATCGCCCGGCTTGCCGGCACGTACTTCGCGGTCACGGCGCCCGGCCCCGTTCTCCCGATCGGGCAGGCCCTCGTTGTGGAGATGGGCGGAGAGCCCGTGATCGTCGCCGAACGAGACCGAGCGGCCTACGCCGAGGCGGTCGAGACGGCCACGAGCTTCTCGAGCTCGATTGTCGACCAGGCCACGGGCATCCTGGCCTCGATCGGCATGACGGCACCCGGTCGAGTGCTCGGGCCGCTTGTTCGTTCCTCGGTCGAGAATGCGCTCCTACGGGCAGCGGGGCCGGATGATGCGCTGCCGCTCGGCTCGTAG
- the panC gene encoding pantoate--beta-alanine ligase, with the protein MSILAVSIAEVREQIAAATHAARSQGTANPVVALVPTMGALHAGHLALVARAREMADVVVVSIFVNPLQFGEAEDLDRYPRDLTGDRAALDEATASAVPRPGSGSSSVGEIIVFAPSAAEMYPDGKTQTKISAGNVGNLLEGRSRAGHFDGVLVVVNKLLNIARPDVVLFGQKDAQQVFVVSRMVRDLNIPVVVEVVETVREDDGLALSSRNRFLDKGERLAARVLSQTLEAAESAASSGIDAVIAAAQSASMGEPLVKLEYLAVVNPKSFLPVDDNYHGKAIVAVAARVGSTRLIDNESVYLG; encoded by the coding sequence GTGTCGATACTCGCTGTTTCGATCGCAGAAGTGCGCGAACAGATCGCAGCCGCCACGCACGCCGCACGAAGCCAGGGCACCGCGAACCCTGTGGTGGCGCTGGTGCCGACCATGGGTGCGCTTCACGCCGGGCACCTGGCGCTGGTCGCCCGCGCGCGTGAGATGGCCGATGTCGTCGTGGTCTCGATCTTCGTCAACCCCCTGCAGTTCGGTGAGGCAGAAGACCTCGACCGCTACCCCCGCGACTTGACTGGCGACCGTGCGGCACTCGACGAAGCCACGGCCTCAGCCGTACCGCGCCCGGGCTCCGGCTCCTCTTCGGTCGGCGAGATCATCGTGTTCGCCCCGAGTGCCGCGGAGATGTACCCCGACGGCAAGACGCAGACCAAGATCTCGGCCGGCAATGTCGGCAACCTGCTCGAAGGCCGCAGTCGTGCCGGGCACTTCGACGGCGTGCTCGTCGTCGTGAACAAGCTCCTCAACATTGCGCGCCCCGACGTCGTGTTGTTCGGGCAGAAGGATGCCCAGCAGGTGTTCGTCGTCAGCCGGATGGTTCGCGACCTGAACATTCCCGTCGTGGTGGAGGTCGTCGAGACCGTGCGAGAGGATGATGGACTCGCGCTCTCGAGCCGGAACCGCTTTCTCGACAAGGGTGAACGACTTGCTGCCCGTGTTCTGTCGCAGACCCTCGAGGCGGCGGAGTCGGCAGCATCGAGCGGAATCGACGCCGTGATCGCCGCCGCGCAGTCGGCGAGCATGGGGGAGCCGCTCGTGAAACTCGAGTACCTGGCGGTGGTCAACCCGAAGAGCTTCCTCCCCGTCGACGACAACTACCACGGCAAGGCCATCGTCGCCGTCGCGGCTCGAGTCGGTTCGACGAGGCTCATCGACAACGAATCCGTGTACCTCGGTTGA
- the lysS gene encoding lysine--tRNA ligase, whose product MTSNPEHPDLAAAPEGGEASSRIAAADALANDAAAEAAAAEAAAEAAATNEQQLIRLGKRERLNESGVEAYPVSVPITTTIPAVRAKYGDLVADETTGDVVGLAGRVVHLRNTGKLCFVSLQSGDGTRIQAMVSLALVGDEALAGFKEFVDLGDHLFVSGEVISSRRGELSVMVAEWKIASKALLPLPNLHSELNEETRMRNRYLDLIVRDEARVMVRTRAAAVASLRKTFADRDFIEVETPMLQTMHGGAAARPFSTHSNAFDTELFLRIAPELFLKRAVVGGVDRVFEINRNFRNEGADSTHSPEFAMLEAYEAYGDYNTMATLTQTMIQNAALAVAGSHVVTWADGTEYDLGGDWDRISMYESLSEAAGVRITPQTTTEELKALAAREGVEVHVPNHGKYVEELWEHFVKGSLVRPTFVMDFPIETSPLTRSHRSLAGVVEKWDLYIRGFELATAYSELVDPVIQRERFIEQALLGAAGDDEAMRLDEEFLRALEFGMPPSGGMGMGIDRLLMALTGLGIRETILFPLVK is encoded by the coding sequence ATGACCAGCAACCCCGAACATCCTGACCTCGCAGCGGCCCCCGAAGGCGGCGAGGCCAGCTCACGCATCGCCGCGGCTGACGCGCTCGCCAACGATGCGGCCGCAGAGGCAGCCGCTGCCGAGGCCGCCGCTGAGGCTGCGGCCACCAACGAGCAGCAGCTAATCCGGCTTGGAAAGCGCGAGCGACTGAACGAGAGCGGGGTCGAGGCCTATCCCGTCTCGGTGCCGATCACCACGACCATCCCGGCCGTTCGCGCGAAATACGGCGATCTCGTCGCCGACGAGACGACCGGTGACGTCGTTGGCCTCGCGGGCCGGGTCGTGCACCTGCGCAACACCGGCAAGCTGTGCTTCGTGTCGCTGCAGTCCGGCGACGGAACACGCATCCAGGCCATGGTCTCGCTCGCGCTGGTCGGCGACGAGGCGCTCGCGGGTTTCAAAGAGTTCGTCGACCTGGGTGATCACCTGTTCGTGAGCGGCGAGGTCATCTCCTCCCGTCGCGGGGAGCTCTCGGTGATGGTGGCCGAGTGGAAGATCGCATCGAAGGCCCTTCTGCCGCTACCGAACCTGCACTCCGAGCTCAACGAAGAGACGCGCATGCGCAACCGTTACCTCGACCTCATCGTGCGCGACGAGGCGCGGGTGATGGTGCGAACGCGCGCTGCCGCCGTGGCGAGCCTGCGCAAAACCTTCGCCGACCGAGATTTCATCGAGGTCGAGACCCCGATGTTGCAGACCATGCACGGAGGAGCCGCGGCCAGGCCGTTCTCGACCCACAGCAACGCGTTCGACACGGAACTGTTCCTGCGGATCGCCCCGGAGCTCTTTCTCAAGAGAGCCGTCGTCGGTGGCGTCGACCGTGTCTTCGAGATCAACCGCAACTTCCGCAACGAAGGGGCCGACTCGACCCACTCGCCAGAGTTCGCCATGCTCGAGGCGTATGAGGCCTACGGCGACTACAACACGATGGCCACTCTCACGCAGACGATGATCCAGAACGCCGCGCTCGCGGTCGCCGGTTCGCACGTCGTGACGTGGGCCGACGGCACGGAGTACGACCTGGGCGGCGACTGGGACCGCATCAGCATGTACGAGTCGCTGAGTGAGGCGGCCGGCGTGCGGATCACCCCCCAGACCACGACCGAAGAGTTGAAGGCGCTGGCTGCCCGCGAAGGCGTCGAGGTGCACGTGCCGAACCACGGCAAATACGTCGAAGAACTCTGGGAGCATTTCGTCAAGGGCTCGCTCGTGCGCCCGACGTTCGTGATGGACTTCCCGATCGAGACCAGCCCGCTCACACGCTCGCACCGCTCCCTTGCCGGGGTCGTAGAGAAGTGGGACTTGTACATCAGGGGGTTCGAGCTGGCGACGGCGTACTCCGAGCTGGTTGACCCGGTCATCCAGAGGGAGCGTTTTATCGAGCAGGCACTGCTCGGCGCCGCCGGTGACGACGAGGCGATGCGCCTCGATGAGGAATTCCTTCGGGCGCTCGAGTTCGGTATGCCACCCTCAGGAGGCATGGGAATGGGGATCGATCGCCTGCTGATGGCCCTGACCGGCCTCGGTATTCGCGAGACGATCCTGTTCCCCCTGGTCAAATGA
- a CDS encoding DUF5684 domain-containing protein — translation MTHAVGILADQVNYGMAGSQIYGQGFGLVFAILTVIGLWATFVKAGRPGWAAIIPFYNLYTMIKITGRSGWWLLLFLIPLVNIVLYIVIVLDLAAAFRKGALFGIFGLWLFPFIGFMMLGFGKAKFEGTPLF, via the coding sequence ATGACGCATGCCGTGGGCATTCTGGCCGACCAGGTGAATTACGGCATGGCCGGGAGCCAGATCTACGGGCAGGGTTTCGGCCTCGTCTTCGCCATTCTCACCGTCATCGGGCTCTGGGCCACGTTCGTTAAGGCAGGGCGGCCGGGGTGGGCCGCGATCATTCCCTTCTACAATCTCTACACGATGATCAAGATCACCGGCCGGTCGGGATGGTGGCTGTTGCTGTTCCTCATTCCGCTGGTCAACATCGTGCTCTACATCGTGATCGTCCTCGACTTGGCGGCCGCATTCCGCAAAGGGGCGCTGTTCGGCATCTTCGGGCTGTGGCTGTTCCCGTTCATCGGTTTCATGATGCTGGGATTCGGCAAGGCGAAGTTCGAGGGCACGCCGCTGTTCTGA
- a CDS encoding DUF4214 domain-containing protein — translation MKIFTAAVAVIVMVGAGFVSSPAIAAEKTAEKTVGITVAGSATHSDIVAPPASPPQGEVAATHPLVTPSDIATSANSSTQGKSSASSTAAIGGLVTLASTSAPMGAGITVVAILFDDVTGAIKFTSETKTASDGSFSIQGLAPADYWLLFYDATKPGVPTVQWYGSSEFDPYGSAITVADGQSVDASWALTLSGEVLGAVSCEGCDAPPASADVIVYIAKFDPARNDWFNVASAQPDSAGRYDVQVLYPGSYYSYARFNGSSDFSNLGFSRDYTVNARSAVSADVIIPRLIAPVSGVQPAINSVVNALYFDFLTRFPSAHDVTFWNGQFAGGSDPGAVATGFVTSDEYRLIRINAAYETILGRGADPAGRLDWLHWMQQGRITTDDIETSFYASDEYFTKQGGTNTAFVNALYQTLLHRGGTSTDYAFWTKLVQQHGRAWVIAQFWDSTETISERVSLMYAHYLGRTPDPSGLATWVGLALQIGDSGLRAGLTGSDEYFIRSQYRFSEH, via the coding sequence GTGAAGATCTTCACCGCGGCAGTGGCCGTCATCGTCATGGTCGGAGCGGGATTCGTCTCGTCTCCAGCGATCGCCGCAGAGAAGACGGCCGAGAAGACGGTCGGAATCACCGTCGCCGGTTCTGCTACGCACAGCGACATCGTCGCACCGCCTGCCTCACCGCCCCAGGGCGAGGTTGCTGCCACCCATCCCCTGGTTACGCCGTCAGACATCGCTACGAGTGCGAACTCGTCGACGCAGGGAAAGAGCTCCGCTTCCAGCACCGCTGCCATCGGTGGCCTCGTGACGCTCGCGTCGACGTCGGCGCCGATGGGTGCTGGCATCACCGTGGTCGCCATTCTCTTTGACGATGTCACTGGGGCGATCAAGTTCACCAGCGAGACGAAGACGGCCTCCGACGGCAGCTTCTCGATCCAGGGACTTGCGCCCGCCGACTACTGGCTCCTGTTCTATGACGCCACCAAGCCCGGCGTGCCCACGGTCCAGTGGTACGGCTCGTCAGAATTCGACCCCTACGGTTCTGCCATTACTGTCGCCGACGGGCAGTCGGTCGACGCAAGCTGGGCGCTCACCCTGTCGGGCGAGGTTCTGGGCGCCGTTTCGTGTGAGGGTTGCGATGCGCCGCCGGCCTCGGCCGATGTGATCGTCTACATTGCAAAGTTCGACCCGGCGCGCAACGACTGGTTCAACGTCGCAAGCGCACAGCCCGATTCTGCCGGAAGGTACGACGTCCAGGTTCTGTACCCCGGCTCGTACTACTCCTATGCGAGATTCAACGGCTCGAGCGATTTCAGCAATCTCGGTTTCTCTCGTGACTACACCGTCAACGCGCGGTCAGCGGTCTCAGCAGACGTCATCATTCCCCGGCTGATCGCGCCGGTCTCCGGTGTGCAACCCGCCATCAACTCCGTCGTGAATGCGCTGTACTTCGACTTTCTCACCCGCTTTCCAAGTGCCCACGACGTCACCTTCTGGAACGGGCAGTTCGCTGGCGGTTCTGATCCCGGAGCGGTTGCGACCGGCTTCGTCACGAGCGACGAATACCGACTGATCCGTATCAACGCGGCCTATGAGACGATTCTCGGGCGTGGGGCTGACCCGGCGGGCCGGCTCGACTGGCTGCACTGGATGCAGCAGGGTCGTATCACGACCGACGACATCGAGACGTCGTTCTACGCGTCTGACGAGTATTTCACCAAGCAGGGTGGTACGAACACCGCGTTCGTGAATGCCCTCTACCAGACACTCCTTCACCGCGGGGGAACGTCGACGGACTACGCCTTCTGGACGAAGCTCGTTCAGCAGCACGGTCGCGCCTGGGTCATTGCGCAGTTCTGGGACTCGACCGAGACGATCTCCGAGCGCGTGAGCCTGATGTACGCGCACTACCTCGGTCGTACACCCGACCCCTCGGGACTTGCCACCTGGGTCGGACTTGCGCTCCAGATCGGCGACTCCGGCCTGCGTGCCGGCCTCACCGGTAGCGACGAATACTTCATTCGCTCGCAGTACCGCTTCTCCGAGCACTAG